From Mastacembelus armatus chromosome 9, fMasArm1.2, whole genome shotgun sequence:
caaaataaaaaataaaataaaaaattaaaagtacaaTCTGAAAGACTTTAACCTCAAACTTTAATCTGCTTTTGCAATTAAGTAATTGtattgtaatttaaataatctcaaatttaataactgctgtaacaactgaatttccccttggggattaataaagttcttctTCAATGGTAAAATACTCAATACCGAACTGCTACTGTGCATAGGTGAGACGTTTGTGTAAAAATGCACGATCATGGCACCTATATTTAAAGTggataatttaaataaattattaaaacaaacaaaagcagcagtaatTGCAGTTTCTGGATATCCACCTGGAACATGTTGTCATCACTGTTACTGCTGCCCTTGGATGAGCCACCTGGTTTGGAACTTTCTCCACTCTTTGGTTTTTTGGCAGGTTTCACTTGTGCACTtgacttctttctctttgcctgaaaacagacaattacttttcaaaatatttccacTTACTTTTTTCTCACTAAAGATGGAAATTTAATCTGCCAGTAACAACAGACTAGGAGGGAATTATAAGAAGCAGTAAAACAGATCACTGGTCACTAGCCACATTAAggcaaacatttattttaagctATGGAGGAACTTTAGTAAGGTTTCACATAAAAATCAGTACTGAAACAGTAACAGTTTTTATAAATTTGTACCTCTAGCCATCCCTACTGGTACATGACTTTTAAAGTGTTTATATTCATAAGCTTGTACTTTTAACTATTCCAAGAACAAGCCATATTATTAAAACAGTTGCTACCCCTTTGTACTGATGATTCAACAAAGAGATTGTgtaaacaaatcagaagttactattaaaacacaaaccttGGTCTCCACTTCACTGTCAGAGTCACTTCCAGATGTGGAGGACAACACTTCCTTTGATTTTGGCATTCTTCTGAGAAAGGGCTCAAATAACTGACCTCTGTTTCTGTGCAAAACCACCAGTAAATATTAATTTAGTTAGTGGGTTAGTTCACAGTCACATATGCAAAGTCAGGATTGCATTAGACTCAAGAGGTTGACGTCTTAAATTGTACACCACATGTCATTTGAATGAAATGTTAGTACTGACATTCTTCAGTGTGGaacttaaacagaaaaacatttcatactTGTGTGCAACACATGTAATCCTTAAAGTACAATGCGTAAAGGTATCTTCTCAGAGCCGGTATGGACAGTATGGTTACAGTGACCAATACCTTTGATAATGTACACGTAGGCAGACAAATATAGTTAGGAATATAATAATTTATGATTTCTGGGGAGTTCTCATATGGACTGAATGTTAGCATAGCTGGTGGACTTAAGACGTATGTGAGTTATGATATCTTGGCAATAAAATTTGTTGTGCTGTACAGCACTTTCCCATTAACAAATTACAGGTGTTGGTTTagtaaaatcaaaaatattctTTGAAAACTCAAcacattattataaaaatgaattccAGCGATTTAATTCTCAAGACATTACTTACTAATTCAGACAGTCCTATTATACTGTGACTAAAGTCTAGCTAAAGGGTGACAGTGAGGATACTGCTGTAAAACAAATTACTAAAACGCCAAGTAAAGACTTTGAGGGTAAGAGCTGAGCCAGTTTTGTTAAAACCACCTGGTAATTATCTTTTTAAGGAACAGATGACTAAGGTTTGGGTTAATAAAGCATTTCGTTTGATTTAGGGTTattggctgtgtgtgttgaCACTTTTTAGCGCTGTAAATATTTGCGCATACCTTCTATGTTTAATTTCAGACAGTGTCAACTTCTAACATCTTACCTGATACCTCACTAAAACCTTATCTTACAAAGTGATGCACTAAAGCGAGATTAGCGCTGATCGCTCACCTGCTCAGTACCCTAAATGATAAGGGTGTGCTAGTATGCACACATGGGCGTCAGCTAGTAAGCTACGTGCTAACCGAACAGTTTAGAAACggcagctaacgttagcatgtcTGCGTTATGCAATAGCTTTCTTCGGTCAGAGTATTGTACGATCACGGGTGTGCAGTAAACAGCGACTGGATTTTTGATTAAAGCGAAAATTACTATAAAGACAGATTTAAGCACACGTTTTTGAGACTATACTTACATAGTAAGATGTAGTAGACCAGACCTCTTATCAGAAAACCGAAAAAAGTCCGACTTTCCGGTGCGCCTTCTTTCTTTTATGACAGATAAACAGCGTAACTGTGCATTACTGCCACCTTCGGGAGTGGAGTGTAGTATAACCTAATTAACTTTGTATCAACAAACCTATACCCTATCAAattccacccatccattatctatacctgcttattcctaaccagggtcacagggatctgctggagcctatcccagctctctttgggtgaaaggcaggggtccaccctggacaggtcaccagtccatcacagggccacatagagacaaacaacctcacacactcacactcactcctatgggcaatttagagtcaccaatcaacctgacatacatgtttttggactgtgggaggaaaccagagtacctggagaaaacccacacaagcacagggagaacatgcagactccacacagaggCGCCCCTGATGGGTCGTGAACCTGagtccttcttgctgtgagtcagCAGTGTTAACCACTGGGTATCAAATTCGTTTTCCTTAAttatcacaaacacatttatgtccATAGGTTtcttgtaaaatatttaaaaatgatacaTATTTCTCTAAGGTTTAGTAGCCTATCAGTTCTTTCCTCTCAAGAAAGGAAAGAACTGAGAAAGATTTCCTCTCATTCACATCTTTCTGTATTATGTTTTTCCATCTTAAAATATGTAGCATTTAATCTTTTACCCCAAATCATCACCTTGATATTGTCTTTTCAACATTTCATTGAATAGGCTCTTCTTTCTATTCTTTTTGCCACCTTTCTTTCAACTTTTGCTTAATTATAGCCTTTATTGTGTTATCCCAAAGCATACTGTCACACCAATGTCACTCTTTTTTGTGGATTCTTTGTCAGCAAATTTCCTTGGATTCCCATACATCCttgtattcatatatatatatatatatatatatatatatatagcatcaTTTGAATTTGATGGTGTTTGTTGCATCTTGTTACAGCAATAATGATTAGAAATGAAATCATCTAACTTCCTCTTCAGGAATTTTGTTGTACTCACCTGTGACTCCAGTGTAGCAAATATAAATTTGAGATGAGAACATATGTGTTTATGAATATCACAAACCATTTTCATAATTTCAGGGCACCAGATCTTTTGATCAACCAGTCAATGTTCAGTTCAGGGTATAAGTCTCTAATCTGACAGAGTTCTCTGATTCAATGCCAAGTTTACCATGTGAAATAACAATGCCAGTTACTgatgtcttttaaaaatgtattcagctATTTAGATGGTACGGGAAAACTGAACAGTAACTACATGAATTAAATTATCAGCACAGTAAAACAAGATAAAAGTAGGTGGTTTGCATTGATAGCAAAGAAattttgaaatttattttggGAGCCTGTTTGAGGTCTAAATGGCAGTTTTGGAAGAAGCTCTAGCTAAatatggagaccaactgagatcaatgtgagacaaccagcacagccacggATTACTGACCTCAAGTTTGCTAAAGCTGAAGTCGAAGACTTCAAAACAATTGAGAGTGAAAAGCAcaatttcttctcctttcactTGTGGGTTGGTCCAACCGCAGTCCAGCCGGCATGCGTTCAGGAACGACATAGGCATTTCCCTTAAGCCTTCAGCTGCAGGCCTAAAGTCTGTTTGCCGCCTTTCGTCACTCTCCGTCTGGCTGCTGAATAGTTGTCGCTTGAAGTTCTTCTGGTTCGTCCATCGTCATGCTTGAGATGATGTGGTTGGTCCAGGAGGAGTTCTATCCTTTCTGTTGGTTCACAGTCACACTGGTCTGAGCGCTGAGATGCAAAAGACCAATCTTTCTTTTAAGTGTTGTAAATCTTTAAGAATTAAGAGTCTTCTAAAACAGgaacaataatttatttttccaccaaGCAACtttcaaaacataaacacaggaaacacataGCAAGTAACCAGAGTCTGTCACCTAAAGTGTGTAATAAGTTGTATCTGAcccaaaacacagacaaaccactTTAATATTACCAAAACACCAAACTGAAGTATCCACAGGGGATGTCCAAGAATGCAGACTCTGGGAAAGAGTACAAAGTAAACGGAACACAGGAACAGTGAGGTTTGCAACACAGGGAAATAGGGAAGCTGGAACACGGAACACATGTATGGAGAGAGGCCACTCGGGTGAGCGCGCTCTCACAGAGGGGAACCACCAGGAGACACTGCAGTCACACATGAGGGGAAAGCACAGGAGAAGGGAAACACATGCTCCACACCCACCCAGTAGGTAACAACACTCATAGAAGACTCAAGTAACACAGCCAACGGGACAATCCAGCAACTAGGAGAAGCCTAGAGCAGGTATATATACACCTGTCACTGATTACTAGTTCGGATCAGGTGAGGCCAATCACCTAGTTGACTAGGAAAACCACACGCCCAACCGTCCAACAGGAAGAGACACACACGGGCAGAAATATACAAGgcagagcagacacaggtgaaactaatcaacaTAAATGAACGTAAAACTATCTGGGATAAACGACACAAGAAATAGAACCAAAACAAAAGGTTCAACACAAGCAAGTCCAGAAACGGGATCATGACAGAGTCAGTAGTTGAGCAACAACATagtcaataaaacttcacaCAGGTACATGGATTAACCACAAGCATATATGACAGATGCTCTCCGTCGGTCTGGTCACATGCTGCATATTTAGCAGTGCAAGCAGAAATATGACAAGAACAATTCATAAGTCATCACACAGGTTTCCGGTCATTTCTGGAAGGGAAACACGAGTAGTTTTATACCCTGTCCACACGAACACAGTTATTTACAAAACCGCAGCGTTTTCTACGCGGTTTGGCCGTTTGTCCACACGCAAACTCAGTACCGTGTCACCGAAACGGAACATTTTTGAAAACTCTGGTCAACGTGACGATTTCCAGAAACACCgggttcagtgttttcatgtagCCGATGAAACCTGAGTTTTTGGCTTGTCCGTGCCGTCATTTCCTTTGTTTGACGTCAGATTGTGCGCCGCGATCTCCTTTGTTTACATGACGCACTAGTCCAGTAGAAATGCAATAGTGGACAAGTGCTAAAGACAAAATATTGCTGATAATAACTGTGCTAACAGGTCTTATAACATCTATACTGATACATGCACGGTTATCCCAATTTATTAAAGAGGCATCAGAATGCAGTACTACGCAGGTCACTGCTTATGATGACATTTTTTCAGGCTTCTGATTGGCCAACATGACTTTACGGTTAGGCTTGTATCGCCACCTGTTGGCTTGGCACATTCTTGACAATGCTTCATAGGGTATTTTTGCGTTTTCATGTGATGCTTGTCAAAATCTAACAAGGAAAATGCTGGACTTTTGAAGCAAATGCAAGATAAAGTGACTGAAATAAACCCAGAACAGAAATTGATATTTCTGCATTGCATTATATATCAGGAAGTCTTGTGTAAGTCGGTGCTAAAAATCAATCATGCTATTGATGCTGTAACTAAAATAGTTAACTTCATCAGGGCAAGAGCATTTAATCACAGGCAATTTGTTGGACTTTTGGAGGAACATGAGAGTGAACATAGTAACATAAGCTACCACACAATTGTCAGATGGCTCAGCCTGGGCAAGATGTTTTAAAGAGTATGGGACCCGAGAGCAGAGATTCAGGAGTTTTGTGAGAAGAAAGCCAGGGACATCCCAGAGCTCTCAAATGCGGACAGTATGGCAGATCTGAATTTTGCCGTTGATGTGACTGCACTAATGAATAACCTAAATACCAAGGGCCTCTTTGCACATGAAATGCACAGCCTAGTGATGGCTTTTATGAGAAAGCTGAAGTTTCTTTAAAGGCAATTGGAGGCCAACATTCTTACCCACATGCCGACACTGAAACAAGTCACACTATCAGCTGATCACTTCTGCAGGTACTCATTCATGTTAGGGGCACTACATGGTGAGTTTTCAAGACAATTCGAAGACTTCAAAACAATTGAGAGTGAAAAGCAcaatttcttctcctttcactTGTGGATAATTCACCCAGTGATGTTCAGCTTGAACTCATGGATCTGCAGTATGATAAACTACTGTCAGAGCACTTTAAGTCAGTATCACTGCTGgatttttattcttctctcAAAGAGGAAAACTTTCCACACATAAGGAGGCATGCTCAGAGGATGTTGGTTCTCTTTGGATCTACCTACTTATGTGAACAAACATTCTCAGTGACGAAATTTAACAAATCCAGATACAGATTCTCTCTCAGTGATGATCACTGTGCTGTCCTTCACATATCTACTTCAGATGTTCAACCTGATTTCAGTGCACTTGTTCAAGCTCAAAACAGGCTAGATTTCTCACTGAACAAGAAGAAAGAAGTGAGatagaacaataaaaaaaaacactaaaggCATTTAATGCTTTTTATATATAGTTAATGTGATGCTGGTTTTTGAAATACTGCAAAAAATGCACCTTTTCAAAACTTTTGTAAATGTTCATTAAATAGTTATACAATAGTGTTTTCATTGTATCACTGTAAtgtttcatttgctgttttttttataaagagaTATATATATTGGGCAGAACTGAGTTAAGTGTGTTGGTCCAGTCCTCTACAACTATCCCAGTTTCTTATGTGGCCCCTTGGGAAAATTAATTGCCCACCCCTGGCCTAAAGCGATGAGGCTTTGCCAGTTCATCCgctcagatgcagttctcaaagcCAATCAGCAGGTTGCTGACGTAGGTTCAATTGACCAATGAGGCATCTATGTATTCTATGTCTATGGCCTGTACCAGCACTGTTAATAAAAGAATTatctttttttgtgtcaaacttctttagttttgtggagttatgAAAAGATGTATTGTATATCATTGATggcaaaattttttttttacacttttttacttaagtacatttcagactctgtactttcttactttctcGGGAGGGGGAAGCGGTGATCGGCCAACTCcgtttacagtggaggtgggaagctgacctcgactgggcatattgtcggacggtggaaaGGATACttcaaggatctcctcaaccccgCCATACAGGAGGCAGAGGCTGAGGAATCAGAGGCTGATCCACtcatcacccaagctgaagtcaccgaggtagttcggcagctcctccGTGGCAAGGCACCagggtggatgagatccaccctgagtatctcaagtctctggatgttgttgggctatcatggctgacatgcctTTGCAACATCGTGTGACAactggggacagtacccctggattggcagactgggTGCTGGTCCCTCTTTctaagaagggggaccggagggcATGTTCCAACAATAGAgagatcacactcctcagcctccctgggaaggtctatgccagggtgctggagaggagaatctGGCCAATGgtagaacctcggatccaggaggaacaatgcggtttttgTCCCAgttgtggaacactggaccagttCTATACCCTCTTCATGGTactcgagggttcatgggaatttgcccaaccagttcacatgtgttttgtggacttggagaaagCATTCGACCATGTCCCTTGTGACATCCcgtgggaggtgctctgggagtatggggcCCGGGACTCTTTACTCtttggaggaagtgtccagggaaaaggaagtctgggcatccctgcgAAGACTACTGC
This genomic window contains:
- the LOC113139417 gene encoding activated RNA polymerase II transcriptional coactivator p15, producing MPKSKEVLSSTSGSDSDSEVETKAKRKKSSAQVKPAKKPKSGESSKPGGSSKGSSNSDDNMFQIGKMRYVSVRDFKGKVLIDIREYWMNQDGEMKPGKKGISLNPEQWNQLKDQISEIDDAIKRI